One Malania oleifera isolate guangnan ecotype guangnan chromosome 9, ASM2987363v1, whole genome shotgun sequence DNA segment encodes these proteins:
- the LOC131164900 gene encoding pentatricopeptide repeat-containing protein At5g66520-like: MIRCFAKSDSPCQSVVLYGSLRRGAAQPNNYTFPFLLQACSKALAVAEGTQVHAHVVKLGFGQDVYIRNALIHFYCASCRIGSSKRVFDESPHCRDVVTWNTMLAAYARDGQIVVAEKVFGEMPERDVISWSAMIMGYVQNGRLEEGLECFKEMRENGLIPNEAILVSVLSAAAQLGLLQHGRLVQSIIESLNFPMTVALGTALIDMYSKCGCIDHSRKLFNNMPQRDIQSWNVMICGLATHGLGKECLALFGRFLSEGFRPVNVTFIGVLNACSRAGLVSEGRHYFRLMTEDYAIVPEMEHYGCMVDLLSRAGLICEAVKLIENMSVPPDPVLWATLLGACKIHGLVDMGEKIGNKLIQLDPTHDGHYVQLASIYAKARKWEDVVRVRRVMAGQNTNKVAGWSLIETQGRVHRFVAGDREHDQSLEIYKMLDVIGTRVAEAGYLPNISSVLHDIGEEEKENVIKEHSERLAIAFGFLVMAAGDCIRIVKNLRICEDCHEVSKMISKVFEREIIVRDGSRFHHFKEGNCSCLDFW, from the coding sequence ATGATCAGATGCTTCGCCAAGAGCGACTCGCCTTGCCAATCGGTTGTTCTTTACGGGTCTCTCCGTCGAGGCGCTGCGCAGCCCAACAACTATACTTTCCCATTTCTCTTGCAAGCTTGTAGTAAGGCTCTGGCCGTTGCAGAAGGGACCCAAGTCCATGCCCATGTTGTAAAGCTGGGTTTCGGCCAGGATGTGTACATTCGAAATGCTTTGATTCACTTCTATTGTGCTTCTTGCAGAATAGGGAGTTCCAAGCGCGTGTTTGATGAGAGCCCTCATTGTCGAGACGTTGTTACTTGGAATACAATGCTGGCGGCTTATGCTAGAGATGGGCAGATTGTTGTTGCTGAGAAGGTGTTCGGAGAAATGCCTGAAAGAGATGTTATATCTTGGAGTGCAATGATTATGGGTTATGTTCAGAATGGACGGTTGGAAGAAGGTTTGGAGTGTTTTAAAGAGATGAGAGAGAACGGGTTGATCCCAAATGAGGCTATACTGGTTTCGGTGCTCTCCGCAGCAGCTCAATTAGGCTTGCTTCAACATGGTCGGTTAGTTCAATCCATTATAGAGTCCTTGAACTTTCCGATGACGGTTGCCCTTGGCACTGCTCTTATTGACATGTATTCAAAATGTGGGTGCATTGATCACTCTAGGAAATTGTTCAACAATATGCCCCAAAGAGATATTCAGTCTTGGAATGTAATGATCTGTGGGTTAGCTACACACGGCCTCGGAAAAGAATGTCTTGCACTTTTTGGAAGGTTCTTAAGTGAAGGATTCCGTCCTGTGAATGTGACCTTCATTGGGGTATTGAATGCCTGCAGCCGAGCGGGTTTGGTTAGCGAAGGACGCCACTATTTCAGGTTAATGACTGAGGATTATGCCATTGTTCCGGAGATGGAGCACTATGGGTGCATGGTTGATCTCTTGAGTCGTGCTGGTTTAATATGCGAAGCTGTCAAATTGATTGAGAATATGTCGGTTCCACCAGACCCTGTCTTGTGGGCAACATTACTTGGTGCGTGTAAGATTCATGGATTAGTGGATATGGGTGAAAAGATAGGGAATAAACTGATTCAATTAGATCCAACACATGATGGACATTATGTGCAACTAGCTAGTATTTATGCCAAAGCAAGGAAATGGGAAGATGTGGTTAGAGTTCGCCGCGTAATGGCCGGTCAAAATACAAATAAAGTTGCAGGTTGGAGCTTGATTGAAACTCAGGGAAGAGTGCATCGATTTGTTGCAGGGGATAGAGAGCACGATCAGTCGTTGGAGATATACAAGATGCTTGATGTTATTGGAACAAGGGTAGCAGAAGCTGGCTACTTGCCAAACATCTCATCCGTTCTGCATGATAtaggagaagaagaaaaggagaatgTGATCAAGGAACACAGTGAGAGGCTGGCAATTGCATTTGGTTTTTTGGTCATGGCTGCTGGGGACTGCATTAGAATAGTGAAGAATTTGAGAATCTGTGAGGACTGTCATGAGGTGAGCAAGATGATCTCAAAGGTGTTTGAGAGGGAGATTATAGTAAGGGATGGAAGTAGATTTCATCATTTTAAGGAGGGCAACTGTTCCTGCCTTGATTTTTGGTAG